In a genomic window of Punica granatum isolate Tunisia-2019 chromosome 6, ASM765513v2, whole genome shotgun sequence:
- the LOC116211942 gene encoding ankyrin repeat domain-containing protein 50-like produces the protein MDRLVKPDVKEIELIYKRGQKCTKSFRITNLMHTMSVAISLSTTKPSLFTFNLPLSIIPPLSTATYTIISLPSDQPAIPSPPDMVSVQSSMLPTWKAHENNLQHLFDRPGPHIFKDATIPISFVGFEVIEFLIPRAAQFPDIDYHLNRSIPWCDQAQLTTLLRSAISRQDKRTVLALIDAGADVNRQETDGKSLLSIAIGAGNLEVLKTLVSSGTVADNSVDLVLHEAAELKRVDFMEVLCRGLDEADINRVDSNGRIPIHVAAANGSVEVVRFCVSAGGDPNVVDSNGWTPLHCAAENGHLGVVEFLLECPEFDGKTVINSDGKTAFGLAVENNHNHLYDSLQLGDQLHRAARVGDVNGIRSCLLQGADVNSRDQNGWTPLHRAAFKGRTECVRALLSGGADVDAADEAGYTALHCAVETGRVETAMVLVAHGAKASVKSLRSCCFPLKNFDRLMNRHASSPVGVLEGGPE, from the coding sequence ATGGACAGGCTCGTAAAGCCGGATGTGAAGGAGATAGAGCTCATTTACAAGAGAGGCCAGAAGTGCACCAAATCCTTCAGGATAACCAACCTGATGCACACCATGTCAGTGGCAATCTCGCTTTCGACCACTAAACCTTCTCTGTTCACCTTCAATCTGCCTCTCTCAATCATCCCGCCGCTGTCCACCGCAACCTATACCATCATCTCCCTGCCCTCCGATCAGCCCGCCATCCCCTCACCTCCGGATATGGTCTCCGTCCAGTCCTCCATGCTGCCCACCTGGAAAGCCCACGAGAACAACCTCCAGCACCTCTTCGACCGCCCAGGGCCCCACATATTCAAGGATGCAACCATCCCCATCTCCTTCGTGGGCTTCGAAGTCATTGAATTTCTCATCCCGAGGGCTGCCCAATTCCCCGATATCGACTATCATCTCAACAGGTCCATCCCCTGGTGCGACCAAGCCCAGCTAACCACTCTCCTGAGATCAGCCATATCCCGCCAAGACAAAAGGACTGTTCTTGCTCTGATCGACGCGGGAGCAGATGTTAATCGCCAAGAAACCGATGGGAAGTCCCTTCTTTCAATTGCGATCGGAGCTGGGAACCTGGAAGTACTGAAGACCCTTGTTTCCTCCGGGACTGTAGCAGATAATTCCGTTGACCTGGTCTTGCACGAAGCTGCAGAGCTCAAGAGAGTCGATTTCATGGAGGTCCTGTGCAGAGGATTGGATGAAGCAGATATCAACCGTGTTGACTCGAACGGGAGGATTCCGATCCACGTCGCAGCTGCTAACGGGTCCGTCGAGGTGGTTCGATTCTGCGTATCGGCCGGTGGTGACCCTAACGTGGTGGACTCTAACGGCTGGACTCCGCTCCACTGCGCCGCCGAGAATGGCCACCTAGGAGTCGTCGAGTTCCTGCTAGAATGTCCCGAATTCGATGGCAAAACCGTAATCAACAGCGACGGAAAGACCGCATTTGGGCTCGCCGTGGAGAACAATCACAATCACCTCTACGACTCTCTGCAGCTCGGGGATCAGCTGCACAGGGCGGCTCGGGTTGGCGATGTCAACGGAATAAGGAGCTGCCTTTTGCAGGGGGCTGACGTCAACTCGAGGGACCAGAACGGGTGGACCCCGCTGCACAGGGCGGCGTTCAAGGGCCGGACAGAGTGCGTGCGGGCGCTCCTGAGCGGCGGGGCGGACGTGGACGCGGCGGACGAGGCCGGGTACACGGCGCTGCACTGCGCGGTGGAGACGGGGAGGGTGGAGACGGCGATGGTGCTGGTGGCGCACGGGGCCAAGGCCAGTGTGAAGAGCCTCAGGAGCTGCTGCTTCCCCCTGAAGAACTTCGACCGTTTAATGAACCGCCATGCCTCTTCTCCGGTTGGAGTGCTCGAAGGTGGACCGGAATGA